Genomic segment of Syntrophus gentianae:
TGCCTTGAGTCGTATGGTACCGAAAGGCAAGTCTAAATCATCATGAACGACTACGACATCTTCAACGGCAATTTTAAAGTAATCCGTCAGTTTTCTGACGGATTTTCCACTCAAATTCATGAACGTCTGGGGTTTGGCGAGCAAAACGTTCTGTCCGGCAATAATTCCTTTTCCCCACAGGGCGTCAAACCCTGCTTGCGTAACGTTGAGTTCCTGATCAGCAGCCAGCCGATCCAGCACGAGAAATCCAAAATTGTGTCGGGTAAATCGGTACCGGGCGCCGGGATTTCCCAGTCCCACAATCAGCTTCAAAAGGACCTCACAGAAAAGAAAATATTAAGGAACAATTGTTATTTAAAGAACCGTGTCCTACTCGGCAGGCTCTCCTGCTCCTTCAGCTGCTTCTTCTTTCTTTGCGGCATGGAGTGCACTGACCGTAACCACTGCGATATCTTCCGAATCGACACATGAAATGTTTTCCGGCAAATGCATATCACGGATCAGAATGGAATCGCCCACATCAAGTCCTGAAATATCCAGAGGAATAAATTCCGGCAACGCAGCGGGAAGGCAGGAAACCTTGATTTCCCTGCGGAGATGCTGCAACTCACCACCTTTTTCGATTCCCACCGGTTGACCGGTGAAATGGATCGGCACCTCCAGCGTCACTTTATGATCGCTGCGGACCGCGTAGAAATCCGCGTGAAAGACATCGCCCGTCAGGGGTTCCGTCTGGATTTCCTTGATCAGGGAATTTTTTTCAACCTGTTTTCCCGCTTCGTCGATAAGAAGTTTGATGAACATGTTATCTTCATGACCTTTTCTTATCGTCTTGAGATCGGAAGCGTCTACTGACAATGACAGGGTCTCTGTTCCGGGACCATATAAAACTGCTGGGATCAATCCTTTACGCCGTAACCTTTTCGCTGAACCCTTGCCGGAATTCTCACGAAGGGTGGCCTTTAACTCACGCGCTTCCATCTACTCCTCCTATTTCTATCTAAAAAGTGATCTTAGGGTATAAAAAGTGAACTTACCGAATCGTTGTAATAAATTCTCCGAACGGCTTCGCTGAGCAATCCCGCAACAGAGAGAACGCTGATCCGGTTGCTTGCCTTCGCCCTTTCGTGCAAGGGGATGGTGTCTGTAACGATGACTTCTCGAATTTCGGAATTCTCTATTCTGTCCATCGCCGGTCCAGAAAGAACGGGATGGGTGCAGCATACGGATACTTCATTGGCCCCAGCATTGCGAAGGGCTTTCGTGGCCTGCACCACCGTTCCGGCCGTGTCGATCATATCATCAAGGATCACCACATTTTTCCCTTCAACCGATCCGACGATATTCATCACCTGGGCTTCATTAGGACCTTCCCTGCGTTTGTCAATGATGGCGATACTGGCGTCCAGACGGCGAGCAAAGGCCCGGACCCGCTCCACACCGCCGGCATCTGGGGAAACCATCACCAGATTGTCCTGATAGTGCTCTTTGAGATAGGCAAGAAGAACGGGGGTGGCAAAGAGGTTATCGACGGGGATGTTGAAGAAGCCTTGAATCTGCCCAGCATGGAGATCAAGGGATAATACGCGGCTTGCGCCTGCCGCGGTAATCAAATCCGCCACCAGCTTTGCCGAGATGGGCGCGCGGGGGGCGACTTTTCTGTCCTGCCGGGCATATCCGTAATAGGGCATGACTGCCGTGATGCGGCCGGCAGATGCCCGTTTCAGGGCGTCGATCATGATCAGCAGCTCCATTAACGTAACGTTCACAGGGGTGCAGGTGGACTGAATAATAAAAATGTCCATACCCCGGACATTTTCATTGATCTCCACCCTTGTTTCGCCGTCACTGAAGGTGGTGACATTCGCCTTGCCCAAGGGAATCACCAGACTGTCACAAATCTTGGTGGCCAGATCAGGGGTTGCATTCCCTGTAAAAACCTTTATTCGTTCGAGCATTCAAATCCTTCCTGGTGTAAAAAAATAAAAGAACTGGCTGGGGCGGGAGGATTCGAACCTCCGTATGCAAGAACCAAAATCTTGTGTCTTACCGCTTGACGACGCCCCATCGGATTGTCTGTGATAAAGAATCGGTTGCCTGCCGTCTTTGCCCTGCCGATTTGAGGTCCTCTCTGAATTCGGACCTGAAAGGGTATCCAGGCAGCGAATCCTTATAATGACAATCGTTCAGTCGATGGAACGGCAGAGGAATACGGACCACGAAGTCGACTTTTCCAGCACGTTTATTGCTTTAACTGCTTTGTCTTTCGATTCAAAAATGCCAAAAACAGTTGGTCCGCTACCGGACATCAAGGCGCCTTCCG
This window contains:
- the pth gene encoding aminoacyl-tRNA hydrolase, which translates into the protein MKLIVGLGNPGARYRFTRHNFGFLVLDRLAADQELNVTQAGFDALWGKGIIAGQNVLLAKPQTFMNLSGKSVRKLTDYFKIAVEDVVVVHDDLDLPFGTIRLKAGGGQGGHKGLISIYDALGGPEFQRVRLGIGKPVQRFAVERYVLEPFTESELPFLPKLLATAENAIIEVISSGIKTAMNKYNGLMNNNLFKEVC
- a CDS encoding 50S ribosomal protein L25/general stress protein Ctc, which encodes MEARELKATLRENSGKGSAKRLRRKGLIPAVLYGPGTETLSLSVDASDLKTIRKGHEDNMFIKLLIDEAGKQVEKNSLIKEIQTEPLTGDVFHADFYAVRSDHKVTLEVPIHFTGQPVGIEKGGELQHLRREIKVSCLPAALPEFIPLDISGLDVGDSILIRDMHLPENISCVDSEDIAVVTVSALHAAKKEEAAEGAGEPAE
- a CDS encoding ribose-phosphate pyrophosphokinase, encoding MLERIKVFTGNATPDLATKICDSLVIPLGKANVTTFSDGETRVEINENVRGMDIFIIQSTCTPVNVTLMELLIMIDALKRASAGRITAVMPYYGYARQDRKVAPRAPISAKLVADLITAAGASRVLSLDLHAGQIQGFFNIPVDNLFATPVLLAYLKEHYQDNLVMVSPDAGGVERVRAFARRLDASIAIIDKRREGPNEAQVMNIVGSVEGKNVVILDDMIDTAGTVVQATKALRNAGANEVSVCCTHPVLSGPAMDRIENSEIREVIVTDTIPLHERAKASNRISVLSVAGLLSEAVRRIYYNDSVSSLFIP